In one window of Bdellovibrio bacteriovorus W DNA:
- a CDS encoding bacterioferritin (COG2193 Bacterioferritin (cytochrome b1)): MVNHNNEEVIALLNEIIEMEISGVVRYLHYALMVKGPNRIPIVKWFHDQANEGYLHASTIGEKITSLGGHPSLKVKPVPETTTHKTMDILKESLEFEKSALEKYKKVLKFCAEDVALDELIRGMIREETEHIEEVIKMLDVNH; the protein is encoded by the coding sequence ATGGTGAACCACAATAATGAAGAAGTGATCGCACTTCTGAATGAAATTATCGAAATGGAAATCTCTGGCGTAGTTCGTTATTTGCATTATGCTTTGATGGTTAAAGGACCTAATAGAATTCCAATCGTGAAGTGGTTCCATGATCAGGCAAACGAAGGTTACTTGCATGCTTCTACAATTGGGGAAAAAATCACTTCACTAGGTGGTCACCCATCTTTGAAAGTGAAGCCAGTTCCAGAGACAACGACTCATAAGACTATGGACATCCTTAAGGAAAGTCTTGAGTTTGAGAAGAGTGCCCTAGAGAAATATAAAAAAGTTCTTAAATTCTGTGCTGAAGATGTGGCATTGGATGAGTTAATTCGTGGGATGATCCGCGAAGAGACTGAGCACATCGAAGAAGTGATTAAAATGTTGGACGTTAATCACTAA
- a CDS encoding aminopeptidase (COG0308 Aminopeptidase N) produces the protein MSFLRKNIWVYVFVLLTSFSAFAEKVQTHYSLKALINPLVQGLEAQTTIRFSKPLTTSLRFRLYKDLEVESLRQNIALTKIQSHGDYSEYEISPLESGIQELELKYIGTLFSPVIDDVSSGLISSDGVALFGSSYWYPHFENTAITFELQTHLPADWKAVSQGSLLQDELRNGVSIQTHQELKPQEQIYLIANHFFLFEKKSSQHSFRVYLRQDEPELAKKYLDLVPTYVEHYSKILAPYPYTSFSIVENFWETGYGMPSFTLLGPTVIRLPFILTTSLPHEILHNWWGNSVYVDYERGNWSEGLTTFMSDYWQSQVQKQDKDYRQKALMSFTDFVSNNSNSDFPLRQFKGRHNSSSQAVGYSKSMMLYVMLEKKLGAEVVKESLRHFYLNNQYQRVSFEELQFSFETVSGKDLSHFFNQWLDRKGAPELILGKVNFMNWQGSYNLSFQILQKQKTAYDLDIPVAITLENGDVYRTQMSMKSSEQDFLVLLPRRPVFIEIDPDFEIFRKIDSQERPATLSSALTQKKVNYFSVLPQAQSLFDIWSQRFDNGTHIYAELKKDHALELPLEGTVVLLGDSPEIRRFVSENLSDYEFSISDENLNLLKQNYTVAEHSSVIVAPLKSNPTRQFIWVRWTDETDIADWAQRLTHYTSFGLLTFKGRPVVLKSAFPAIGGPLKRSL, from the coding sequence ATGAGCTTTTTAAGAAAAAACATCTGGGTTTACGTATTTGTTCTACTGACAAGTTTTTCAGCTTTTGCTGAAAAAGTTCAAACCCATTATAGCCTTAAAGCCCTGATCAATCCCCTTGTGCAAGGTCTCGAAGCACAAACTACGATTCGCTTTTCAAAGCCTCTGACAACGAGTCTGCGTTTTCGCCTTTATAAAGATTTAGAAGTTGAATCTCTTCGACAAAACATTGCACTCACAAAGATTCAATCTCATGGAGACTACTCTGAGTACGAGATCTCTCCCCTTGAGTCTGGAATTCAAGAATTAGAACTCAAATACATCGGGACTCTTTTTTCACCAGTGATCGACGACGTCAGCTCGGGTCTTATCTCTAGCGATGGTGTAGCTCTTTTCGGTTCCAGCTACTGGTACCCGCACTTTGAAAACACAGCGATCACATTTGAACTGCAAACTCATCTGCCCGCAGACTGGAAAGCAGTCTCTCAAGGAAGCCTTTTACAAGATGAGCTTCGCAATGGCGTGTCTATTCAAACTCACCAAGAACTCAAACCCCAAGAACAGATCTATTTAATTGCCAATCACTTCTTTCTCTTTGAAAAGAAGTCTTCGCAACATAGCTTCCGTGTATATCTACGCCAAGATGAACCAGAGCTTGCGAAAAAGTATCTCGATCTAGTTCCTACTTACGTTGAACATTACTCAAAAATTTTGGCTCCGTATCCTTACACAAGTTTTTCGATTGTCGAAAATTTTTGGGAAACAGGCTACGGAATGCCCAGTTTTACTCTCTTGGGTCCGACGGTTATTCGTTTGCCGTTTATTTTGACGACTTCTCTTCCCCACGAGATTCTTCATAACTGGTGGGGCAACAGTGTCTATGTGGACTATGAGCGTGGAAACTGGAGTGAGGGACTCACAACGTTCATGTCAGATTACTGGCAGTCCCAAGTTCAAAAACAAGATAAGGACTACCGTCAAAAAGCTCTCATGTCGTTTACTGATTTCGTCAGTAATAATTCAAACTCAGATTTTCCACTTAGACAATTTAAGGGACGTCACAATTCAAGCTCTCAGGCCGTCGGTTATTCCAAGTCCATGATGCTTTATGTGATGCTCGAAAAGAAGCTTGGAGCTGAAGTCGTCAAAGAAAGCCTGCGCCACTTCTATTTAAACAATCAATATCAAAGAGTCTCGTTTGAAGAGCTGCAGTTCTCTTTTGAAACTGTGAGTGGAAAAGACCTCTCGCACTTTTTCAATCAATGGCTAGATCGCAAAGGCGCACCAGAACTTATCCTTGGAAAAGTGAACTTCATGAACTGGCAAGGTTCTTACAACTTGTCATTTCAAATTCTGCAAAAACAAAAGACAGCCTACGATCTTGATATCCCCGTTGCGATCACTCTTGAAAATGGAGACGTCTATCGCACACAGATGTCGATGAAGTCGAGCGAGCAAGATTTCCTGGTACTTTTACCTCGCCGTCCTGTATTTATTGAGATTGATCCTGACTTTGAGATTTTTAGAAAAATTGATTCTCAAGAGCGCCCAGCAACTCTTTCTTCGGCTCTTACTCAAAAGAAAGTAAATTACTTTTCCGTTCTACCCCAAGCGCAAAGCCTTTTTGATATTTGGTCACAACGCTTTGACAACGGCACTCACATTTACGCGGAACTAAAAAAAGATCATGCTCTAGAACTGCCTTTAGAGGGAACAGTTGTTCTTTTAGGTGATTCCCCTGAGATCCGCCGCTTTGTGAGCGAAAACTTAAGCGACTATGAATTTAGTATCTCTGACGAGAACTTAAACCTTCTTAAGCAGAACTACACTGTGGCTGAACACAGTTCTGTGATTGTCGCCCCTTTAAAGTCCAATCCCACACGCCAGTTTATTTGGGTAAGATGGACCGATGAAACAGATATTGCCGATTGGGCACAGCGCCTGACTCACTATACGTCCTTTGGACTTTTAACGTTTAAAGGTCGGCCCGTGGTTTTAAAGTCGGCCTTCCCTGCAATCGGTGGCCCTTTAAAACGCTCCTTATAG
- a CDS encoding pseudouridine synthase Rlu family protein (COG0564 Pseudouridylate synthases, 23S RNA-specific) codes for MQIIYQDEYMVAINKPSGFHVHPHEIAKHRVSRDKVCLYHVRDMLNQYVYPIHRLDAGTSGVLIFALSSESASKMCKLLVERSPEKTYHAIARGWVPEEGNIEVPLELDSTGELVEAATGYKRLGTVELDYQVGKRFPRARYSWVEASPKTGRFHQIRRHFNRISHPLVGDAVHGDSHHNRFFRTEMQVPGLCLHSYEYKFVHPWTQEEVTIRAPLSKKWIKIQRIFNLSSPPEIQTENFDEIEIEA; via the coding sequence ATGCAAATCATCTATCAAGACGAGTATATGGTTGCTATTAACAAGCCGAGTGGCTTCCATGTGCATCCCCATGAAATTGCCAAGCATAGAGTCTCTCGTGATAAGGTATGCCTCTATCACGTTCGCGATATGCTCAATCAGTATGTCTACCCCATCCATCGCTTAGATGCCGGTACCAGCGGAGTCCTGATCTTTGCTCTGTCTTCAGAGTCGGCCAGCAAAATGTGTAAACTCCTTGTGGAGCGTTCACCCGAGAAAACCTATCACGCCATCGCACGCGGCTGGGTCCCTGAAGAGGGAAATATTGAAGTCCCCTTGGAACTTGATTCCACAGGCGAACTCGTAGAAGCTGCGACCGGCTATAAACGCCTCGGGACTGTGGAGCTTGACTACCAAGTGGGCAAAAGGTTTCCGCGAGCTCGGTATTCGTGGGTCGAAGCCTCTCCAAAAACAGGAAGATTCCATCAGATCCGTCGCCATTTTAATCGTATTTCGCATCCCCTTGTTGGCGATGCTGTTCATGGTGATTCTCACCATAATCGGTTCTTTAGAACAGAGATGCAGGTCCCTGGCCTTTGCCTCCATTCCTATGAGTATAAATTTGTCCACCCGTGGACTCAGGAAGAGGTGACAATTCGCGCTCCACTAAGTAAAAAATGGATAAAAATACAGCGTATTTTCAATTTGAGTTCACCACCGGAAATTCAGACTGAAAATTTTGACGAAATCGAAATCGAAGCGTAA
- a CDS encoding intracellular protease/amidase, putative (COG0693 Putative intracellular protease/amidase), with amino-acid sequence MLSRRILFIMTNANTLGDTGLKTGAYLSEITHAFNEFYEAGCEMVMASPFGGAIPLDGVKMDDPLNVTWVNDSNFMSMLQNSIPTYHAQSEDYEAVYIPGGHGASFDLPWDRETQKLIQEIYENNGVVGAVCHGVAALVNVKLSDGTYLVSGQEISSFTNDEESIVGMDRVVPFLLESKLIERGAHFKSCPAFTECVARSGRLITGQNPASSIAVANSMLEVMDLVMAGLQYSSHKNRAAWMSKPQRFSNKDF; translated from the coding sequence ATGCTCTCGCGAAGAATTTTATTTATAATGACCAATGCCAATACCTTGGGGGACACGGGTTTAAAGACGGGTGCCTACCTGTCTGAAATTACTCACGCATTTAATGAATTCTATGAGGCGGGTTGTGAAATGGTGATGGCAAGCCCCTTTGGTGGGGCGATTCCCTTAGACGGAGTCAAGATGGACGATCCACTCAATGTCACCTGGGTGAATGACTCTAACTTTATGAGCATGCTTCAAAACTCCATTCCCACTTATCATGCTCAGAGTGAAGACTATGAAGCCGTCTATATCCCAGGGGGACACGGAGCAAGTTTCGATTTACCGTGGGATCGAGAAACACAAAAGCTTATTCAAGAGATCTACGAGAATAACGGAGTGGTGGGCGCTGTTTGTCACGGAGTTGCAGCTTTAGTAAATGTTAAACTTTCGGATGGGACATATCTTGTTTCAGGGCAAGAGATTTCGAGCTTTACCAACGACGAAGAGAGCATCGTGGGAATGGATCGAGTGGTGCCATTTCTTCTAGAGTCAAAGTTGATTGAAAGAGGTGCGCACTTTAAGTCTTGTCCTGCATTCACAGAGTGTGTGGCTCGCAGTGGACGCTTGATCACAGGGCAGAATCCCGCATCGAGCATTGCTGTTGCAAATTCGATGTTAGAAGTGATGGACCTAGTGATGGCAGGCTTGCAGTACTCAAGTCATAAAAACAGGGCTGCTTGGATGAGCAAACCCCAGAGATTTTCAAATAAGGATTTTTAA
- a CDS encoding NtrC family transcriptional regulator (COG2204 Response regulator containing CheY-like receiver, AAA-type ATPase, and DNA-binding domains) encodes MQATLIAESPSFRNVLEKAQRAARSTANILITGESGTGKEVIARFIHQQSSRLKGDFIPLNCSAIPEQLLESELFGYAKGAFTGALGAKPGLFEEAHGGTLFLDEIGDMDLSLQAKILRVLQERKIKRVGENQYRDLDIRFLAATHNDLAESVQKKEFREDLYFRLNVVPLHIPPLREREEDILPLTDYFIGKFSARHKVPSKVLSTQAKNFIQNHYWPGNVRELENVIERAVVLGRSSEIELGDVYDTSSDGSGVVVFSAFEQLFQKDQRLLSLEEMNKFYIEYALTKNQGAKEKTAKDLGIDRKTLYRKISAKDRSAKIEIQKEI; translated from the coding sequence ATGCAGGCCACTTTGATTGCGGAAAGCCCTTCATTTCGAAATGTTCTTGAAAAAGCGCAGCGAGCTGCGCGAAGCACCGCCAATATTTTGATAACCGGCGAAAGTGGAACGGGCAAAGAAGTTATAGCCCGCTTCATTCATCAGCAAAGCTCGCGGCTAAAGGGAGACTTTATTCCTTTAAACTGTTCGGCGATTCCTGAGCAACTTTTAGAATCAGAACTTTTTGGATATGCCAAGGGCGCATTTACAGGAGCCCTTGGAGCAAAACCCGGTCTTTTTGAAGAGGCCCATGGTGGGACTTTATTTCTAGATGAGATCGGGGACATGGACTTATCCCTGCAGGCAAAGATCTTAAGGGTTTTACAAGAGAGAAAAATTAAACGCGTTGGAGAAAATCAATATCGCGATTTAGATATTCGTTTTTTAGCGGCCACTCACAATGATCTGGCAGAAAGCGTGCAAAAAAAAGAATTTCGCGAAGATTTATATTTTCGTCTCAACGTTGTGCCTCTCCACATTCCACCGTTGCGCGAACGAGAAGAGGATATTTTACCTCTAACAGACTATTTTATTGGGAAGTTCTCAGCTCGCCATAAAGTTCCTAGCAAAGTACTGAGTACTCAGGCGAAAAATTTCATTCAAAATCACTATTGGCCAGGGAATGTAAGAGAGCTTGAAAATGTGATTGAACGCGCGGTGGTTTTAGGGCGTAGTTCTGAAATTGAGCTTGGCGATGTTTACGACACATCTTCTGATGGAAGCGGCGTGGTTGTTTTTTCTGCCTTTGAACAACTTTTTCAAAAAGACCAACGCTTGTTGTCCTTAGAAGAAATGAATAAGTTCTATATCGAATATGCGTTGACAAAAAATCAGGGAGCTAAAGAAAAGACGGCAAAGGATCTGGGGATTGACCGTAAAACCTTGTACCGCAAAATTTCAGCAAAAGATCGATCTGCAAAAATAGAAATTCAAAAAGAAATATAG
- a CDS encoding hypothetical protein (COG0248 Exopolyphosphatase): MRVSFLLIFCFFLSSEAFSSECRQIEGAVDFGSGTTKFIAAEVDHCAKKIVNILHEDRLQISLNEYLEKSDSAQVKIDDLKKYLPQLRKSLDALQAKGVQRPYAVATSVFRVAKNGPEMASFLKKELNIDIQIISQDQEAELGYYSALAKMNEAHPRLIVWDIGGGSMQMFAKQAKKDRIYRGDLASVTFKNQVLRDLKFADPKVTSSPNPIGVWKDAAVQIAKNHAYLNVPDYFKKEASAATIVGVGGVLSISVLKQTGSEKPEFSQSQLETTLGARAQWTDEQIKSPYKATDVTNLALVLGYMKALNIQSIQVVEAALGEGLIYKKLQAP, encoded by the coding sequence GTGCGCGTTAGTTTTCTTCTGATTTTTTGTTTTTTCCTGTCATCTGAAGCTTTTTCAAGTGAGTGTCGACAAATAGAAGGTGCCGTTGATTTTGGTTCAGGAACGACAAAGTTCATCGCGGCCGAAGTTGATCACTGTGCGAAGAAAATCGTGAACATTCTGCATGAAGACCGTCTGCAGATTTCTTTAAATGAGTATCTTGAAAAATCGGATTCCGCACAGGTGAAGATAGATGACTTAAAAAAGTATCTGCCACAATTGCGCAAAAGCTTAGATGCACTTCAAGCAAAGGGTGTGCAGAGGCCCTATGCGGTCGCGACCTCTGTTTTTCGGGTGGCAAAAAACGGGCCCGAGATGGCAAGTTTTTTAAAAAAAGAATTAAACATCGATATACAAATCATTTCTCAAGATCAAGAGGCTGAATTGGGATATTACTCGGCCCTTGCTAAGATGAACGAAGCACACCCTCGCTTGATCGTTTGGGATATCGGTGGGGGCTCGATGCAGATGTTTGCCAAACAAGCGAAAAAAGACCGCATCTATCGTGGAGACCTTGCTTCTGTTACTTTTAAAAATCAAGTATTGCGCGATTTGAAGTTTGCAGACCCCAAGGTGACATCGTCTCCAAATCCAATTGGAGTCTGGAAAGACGCTGCCGTGCAAATCGCTAAGAACCATGCCTACCTGAATGTACCTGACTATTTTAAAAAAGAAGCTTCTGCGGCAACCATTGTTGGAGTGGGCGGAGTTCTATCCATATCTGTTTTAAAACAGACGGGTAGTGAAAAGCCAGAGTTCAGTCAGAGCCAACTCGAGACCACCTTGGGCGCTCGGGCTCAATGGACAGATGAGCAAATTAAGAGTCCGTATAAGGCCACGGATGTGACTAACTTAGCTTTAGTACTTGGATATATGAAGGCCCTGAATATTCAGTCCATTCAAGTTGTAGAGGCCGCCTTAGGGGAAGGGCTTATCTACAAAAAATTACAAGCACCCTAG
- a CDS encoding hypothetical protein (COG5622 Protein required for attachment to host cells), translating to MKSWIVVVNRTEAKFYTYYNHRNSDLKFVTKIENPRGRLKAQEIDADKPGIFSSLLTYGPRLVKKQTPTQRVAEEFAKEVAEFMENCRTKQMFDNLIIVAPPAFLGELRQKLSGPLKKIVKKEIAKDLAPDMSEVELKKRLFPEEEQPDYLNFL from the coding sequence ATGAAGTCCTGGATTGTGGTGGTAAATAGAACAGAAGCAAAATTTTATACCTATTATAATCATCGTAACAGTGATTTGAAGTTTGTGACTAAGATTGAGAACCCTCGGGGGAGATTGAAAGCTCAAGAAATTGACGCCGATAAGCCAGGGATCTTTAGCTCACTCTTAACCTACGGACCAAGATTGGTAAAAAAGCAAACTCCCACACAAAGGGTGGCGGAAGAGTTTGCTAAAGAAGTGGCTGAGTTTATGGAAAATTGCCGAACCAAACAAATGTTCGATAATTTGATTATCGTCGCACCTCCTGCATTCTTAGGTGAATTACGTCAGAAACTCTCGGGGCCTTTGAAGAAAATCGTAAAAAAAGAAATTGCCAAGGATTTGGCTCCTGATATGTCCGAAGTGGAATTGAAGAAACGCCTTTTCCCTGAGGAAGAGCAGCCCGACTATCTGAACTTCTTGTAG
- a CDS encoding HSP70 family molecular chaperone (COG0443 Molecular chaperone), with protein sequence MTLSKPFVMSHVFWYSRKMASDTYLSIDFGTSNSLVGAYHNGKRHEALPIDPQSVDPTIMRTLLFFPHADLCYYGAEAIQQYIEQDMEGRLFRSFKSHLPNKSYLGTVLDNRILTLESLVGIFLLELRKRSEKILGTSIEKAVIGRPARYSMDSVSDGFALHRMQKAADFAGFKEVQFVPEPLAAAFDYRRQISEEKLVLIGDFGGGTSDFTLIRLRPDGFAKEDVLSIEGCPLAGDALDSVFMSQHLNEYFGAKSRYRFPMANNVFIMPPTVSQRLNHPAHIVHLKERETYEFIKEVKRCALTPKDASAIERLFILLEDQQIFPFFENIEKTKRELSDNEQSEFHYSYPGIEISALFQSQQFQGWAETTKEKIFAALDECLKMASLTPDQVDLVCLTGGTAKVPFIQNEFEKRFGKTKLQTQSHFHSVLSGLTESASFWANGTRVT encoded by the coding sequence ATGACTCTGAGTAAGCCATTTGTGATGAGCCACGTTTTTTGGTATTCTCGTAAAATGGCATCAGACACTTACTTATCTATAGATTTTGGGACCAGCAACTCTTTAGTCGGAGCTTATCATAATGGGAAGAGGCACGAGGCTCTACCCATTGATCCACAGAGCGTGGACCCAACAATTATGCGGACTCTTTTATTCTTCCCCCACGCAGATCTTTGTTATTACGGAGCAGAGGCGATTCAGCAGTATATAGAACAAGATATGGAGGGACGACTTTTCCGTTCCTTTAAGTCTCATCTTCCTAATAAGAGTTATCTTGGCACCGTGCTCGACAATCGTATTCTGACGCTCGAGTCTCTTGTTGGTATTTTTCTTTTAGAGCTTCGTAAACGATCTGAAAAAATTCTGGGTACATCCATTGAAAAAGCCGTGATCGGAAGACCTGCTCGCTATTCAATGGACTCTGTCAGTGATGGCTTTGCTTTGCATCGAATGCAAAAGGCGGCCGACTTTGCTGGCTTTAAAGAAGTTCAATTTGTGCCAGAGCCTTTGGCGGCGGCTTTTGATTATCGCCGTCAAATATCTGAAGAAAAATTAGTCCTGATAGGGGATTTTGGCGGTGGGACATCGGACTTTACTTTGATTCGCTTGCGACCTGATGGTTTTGCTAAAGAGGATGTCTTGTCTATTGAAGGTTGTCCACTAGCAGGGGATGCATTAGACAGTGTTTTCATGAGTCAGCATTTGAATGAATACTTTGGTGCAAAGTCTCGATATCGATTTCCAATGGCGAATAATGTTTTCATAATGCCGCCGACAGTTTCTCAGAGGCTCAATCATCCAGCTCACATCGTGCATCTCAAAGAGCGCGAGACCTATGAGTTTATTAAAGAAGTTAAGCGCTGTGCTTTAACTCCTAAAGATGCATCGGCCATCGAGCGATTGTTTATTCTGTTAGAAGATCAGCAGATATTTCCATTCTTTGAAAATATAGAAAAAACAAAACGTGAGTTGTCTGATAACGAGCAAAGTGAATTTCATTACTCTTATCCTGGGATCGAGATCTCGGCGCTCTTTCAAAGTCAGCAATTCCAAGGGTGGGCGGAAACAACCAAAGAGAAGATCTTTGCCGCTCTGGATGAGTGCTTGAAGATGGCAAGTCTTACCCCCGACCAAGTGGACCTCGTTTGTTTAACTGGCGGGACTGCCAAGGTGCCGTTTATTCAAAACGAATTTGAAAAGCGCTTTGGGAAAACGAAGCTGCAAACGCAAAGTCATTTCCATTCGGTTTTATCGGGACTTACTGAGTCTGCAAGTTTTTGGGCTAACGGAACGCGCGTGACTTAG
- a CDS encoding putative protease (COG5640 Secreted trypsin-like serine protease) — protein sequence MILRRLSIILSSAVAVAACSPHNSNFTAPIDVEMCESLTEAQGIINGDIVTKSTQITNSTVLIVQVNSKDEQSVCTGTLIDDNKVLTAAHCAPPDTSAIYIAFTKNSQCIGADPINTLRVVDKVLTHPDYDFTSKSLNNASQDIAVMKFSGPKALGYSVEELPLKDLKVSDSDNLTMLGFGDTIENARDAGTLRMTSASATRLQKSFHVALTKTDFEIPKTFALLQDKNGVCGGDSGGPLFVNNPDGKPLLVGITSMGVDHRTTSISKTRVCHGISLFTDLRPHLEWIQLQMLQLK from the coding sequence ATGATTTTAAGGCGCTTATCTATTATACTAAGCTCTGCCGTCGCAGTAGCCGCCTGCTCTCCGCATAATAGCAACTTCACAGCGCCCATTGACGTCGAGATGTGTGAATCTTTGACAGAGGCTCAAGGCATAATTAACGGCGATATTGTTACGAAATCTACGCAAATTACCAACAGCACCGTATTGATCGTTCAAGTAAACTCTAAAGATGAACAATCCGTCTGCACGGGAACTCTTATAGACGATAACAAAGTTCTCACGGCAGCCCATTGCGCTCCGCCTGATACTTCGGCCATCTATATTGCCTTCACAAAAAACAGCCAGTGTATTGGAGCTGATCCTATTAATACACTTCGCGTGGTCGACAAGGTTTTAACTCATCCTGATTATGATTTCACTTCGAAGTCTTTAAACAATGCCTCTCAAGACATTGCAGTTATGAAGTTTTCAGGGCCCAAAGCTCTGGGGTACTCAGTTGAAGAATTACCCCTGAAAGACCTTAAAGTTTCTGACTCTGACAATCTGACGATGTTAGGATTCGGTGACACGATTGAAAATGCTCGAGATGCCGGCACCCTGCGCATGACGTCTGCTTCTGCCACGCGATTGCAGAAAAGTTTCCACGTCGCTTTAACAAAAACTGACTTTGAAATCCCGAAGACCTTCGCACTCCTTCAAGATAAAAATGGAGTTTGCGGTGGAGATTCGGGGGGCCCTCTGTTTGTGAACAATCCTGATGGGAAACCTCTTTTAGTGGGAATCACCTCCATGGGAGTGGATCACAGAACGACATCCATTAGTAAGACCCGCGTTTGCCATGGTATTTCACTTTTTACGGATCTGCGCCCTCACTTAGAGTGGATTCAACTGCAAATGCTGCAACTCAAATAG
- a CDS encoding putative peptide N-acetyltransferase (COG0456 Acetyltransferases) codes for MSSFSIRRMSAEDWKFVKELVRLIEAEGGLGAHFHWPQDLLDAELRSSFGFGIFQESELCGFILYRDMLDVWDISVVASHPARRRQGLMEKLFGALVAAKGRGRALVLEVHEENEPAQKLYEKLGFREVRRRPRYYGDGGTAIVYILSAEA; via the coding sequence GTGTCGAGTTTTTCAATTCGTCGCATGAGTGCTGAGGATTGGAAGTTTGTGAAAGAGTTGGTTCGTCTCATTGAAGCGGAAGGCGGATTGGGGGCGCATTTTCATTGGCCCCAAGATTTGCTAGATGCTGAGCTTCGTTCAAGTTTTGGATTTGGAATTTTTCAGGAAAGTGAGCTCTGCGGGTTTATTTTATACCGCGACATGCTCGATGTTTGGGACATTTCAGTGGTGGCAAGTCATCCAGCGCGTCGGCGCCAGGGCTTGATGGAGAAGCTCTTTGGGGCTCTTGTTGCTGCGAAGGGTCGGGGGCGGGCTTTGGTCTTGGAAGTTCATGAAGAAAATGAGCCGGCCCAAAAACTCTATGAAAAACTTGGGTTTAGGGAAGTCCGTCGACGCCCCAGGTACTATGGGGATGGGGGGACAGCAATAGTCTACATCTTGTCCGCCGAGGCTTAG
- a CDS encoding hypothetical protein (COG0779 Uncharacterized protein conserved in bacteria): MSQTPSWMEQVENIAREAAAKHGVHIYDVEFVGVGKGRTLRVFIDKEDEGVSLDDCSNVSQELNEVLDANEELIPGEGYTLEVSTPGIERRLSKPWHFEKAIGKKIYIKTTKALESMGVTDKKWKAAKTVEEVLESANEEGVRFMVKDVEIKIPYGMIDKAKVVFEMTKGQKK, from the coding sequence ATGTCTCAAACACCATCATGGATGGAACAGGTTGAAAATATCGCGCGTGAAGCTGCGGCTAAACACGGTGTTCATATCTATGACGTTGAATTCGTTGGAGTGGGTAAAGGGCGCACGCTGCGCGTATTTATCGACAAAGAAGATGAGGGTGTGAGCTTGGATGATTGTTCGAACGTATCTCAAGAACTCAACGAAGTTCTTGATGCCAATGAAGAGTTAATTCCTGGAGAAGGTTATACCCTAGAGGTCTCAACTCCTGGAATTGAACGTCGCCTCAGTAAGCCATGGCATTTTGAAAAAGCCATTGGCAAAAAAATCTATATTAAGACGACGAAGGCTCTTGAATCCATGGGTGTGACGGACAAGAAGTGGAAGGCTGCTAAAACTGTTGAAGAAGTTTTAGAGTCTGCCAACGAAGAGGGCGTACGTTTCATGGTTAAAGATGTAGAGATTAAAATTCCTTACGGAATGATTGATAAAGCTAAAGTTGTATTTGAAATGACCAAAGGTCAAAAAAAGTAA